Proteins found in one Scardovia inopinata JCM 12537 genomic segment:
- a CDS encoding WhiB family transcriptional regulator, whose translation MSSSQDWRAKAACRDKDPELFFPVGNTGPALQQIEEAKAVCRTCEVVDECLKTALDTNQDYGVWGGYSEDERRALKRRYMRARRSMRMR comes from the coding sequence ATGAGTAGTTCACAGGATTGGCGAGCCAAGGCTGCATGCCGGGATAAGGATCCTGAGCTTTTCTTCCCGGTTGGCAATACAGGCCCTGCCCTTCAGCAGATTGAAGAGGCAAAAGCCGTGTGCAGAACATGTGAAGTCGTTGATGAATGTCTCAAGACTGCTCTAGATACCAACCAAGATTATGGGGTCTGGGGCGGATACAGCGAAGACGAACGCCGTGCATTGAAGCGCAGGTATATGCGAGCCCGCCGCAGCATGCGTATGCGCTGA
- a CDS encoding FtsK/SpoIIIE domain-containing protein encodes MKKALSSKKLLASSTMDLFMSLAPTAAAMAGQAIMMAAMIAARQYLYLAFLLPGLISSIVLTIVFIIRWRLQTHGQTQNYQENTDNLPSTSFSGKTATALPAPDACLNPMDYIRPQELGHYLAAEKFSSLYPHGTGWKSIVSQWLKPKKGETLQIPIGYTLHAEVTQHSPHPTESAQPSLQERSPTFIPRIYTLDLLSQGPHALIGGTTGSGKSVFLETWCLSMACTYPPERLLFVFLDFKGGATFRQLQKIPHCVGSVSDLNLAHALRALLSLEREIKRRESLVHSYGVDNINRLPHPPAHLLVVIDEFHAIKELLPDYIPRLVSVAALGRSLGIHLIACTQNPLGQVNGDMKANLSLHICFRVRDSLQSLELLDAPFAALLHPEDQGIGFLHDGAQCLPFRAAQCTHPDQFITSVQTAYAFICAAGKNTGKNAGKGGSEPDQPVLFSPPLPEILAAPTKKSGKTLPIGTKRNRIYMGLRDDGITTSDWFLDLEGQNIAIVVPHGYGKTETLKIICQAYERLRDPCPTTLSSDEPVQSHESLPVENTRSIAARLAICDNCDPYLDPLAAYSAGFPADAPSDNSFAEQNAQDKENVLVLSSRHQFQTALTDRKITVFYTVSDPRNVRYPENCDAKIIFPTLDRTTDLLWGLPTDLLNDASFSGRRIPGRGIYCGPESYIFQTYAPSFDT; translated from the coding sequence ATGAAAAAAGCCCTATCCTCAAAAAAGCTGCTAGCCTCCTCCACCATGGATTTATTCATGTCCCTGGCTCCAACTGCCGCTGCTATGGCCGGTCAGGCAATCATGATGGCTGCTATGATTGCCGCCCGGCAGTACCTATACCTGGCCTTTCTTCTGCCTGGATTGATTTCTTCTATTGTTTTGACCATCGTGTTCATTATCCGATGGCGTCTGCAAACGCACGGCCAGACCCAGAATTATCAGGAGAATACTGATAATCTACCTTCTACTTCTTTTTCCGGGAAAACGGCCACAGCCCTTCCTGCTCCGGATGCTTGTCTCAACCCCATGGACTACATCAGGCCGCAGGAACTGGGACACTATTTGGCAGCGGAAAAATTCTCTTCCCTTTACCCTCATGGAACCGGATGGAAAAGCATTGTGTCCCAATGGCTTAAACCCAAAAAAGGAGAAACCCTTCAGATTCCTATCGGCTATACCCTGCATGCAGAGGTCACCCAACACTCGCCACATCCCACAGAATCTGCGCAACCGTCTTTACAGGAAAGAAGCCCGACTTTTATACCCAGAATTTATACACTTGATCTCTTGTCTCAAGGCCCTCACGCCTTGATTGGAGGCACAACTGGATCCGGGAAATCTGTCTTCCTGGAAACCTGGTGCCTTTCCATGGCCTGTACCTACCCTCCAGAGCGTCTTTTATTCGTATTTCTCGATTTCAAAGGAGGAGCAACTTTTCGTCAGCTGCAGAAGATCCCGCATTGTGTGGGCAGTGTCAGCGATCTCAACCTAGCTCATGCTTTACGAGCTCTCCTGTCTCTAGAAAGAGAAATCAAGCGGAGAGAAAGTTTGGTTCACTCATATGGGGTAGACAACATTAATCGCCTCCCCCACCCGCCTGCCCATCTGTTGGTGGTCATTGATGAGTTTCATGCCATCAAGGAACTGCTGCCCGATTATATTCCCCGTCTGGTTTCTGTAGCAGCTTTAGGCCGTTCCTTGGGGATACATCTCATAGCCTGTACGCAAAATCCTCTGGGTCAGGTCAATGGAGATATGAAAGCTAATTTATCCCTTCACATTTGCTTTAGGGTCAGAGATTCTCTGCAATCGCTGGAACTCTTGGATGCACCCTTTGCAGCCCTCCTCCATCCTGAGGATCAGGGAATCGGTTTTCTCCATGATGGTGCTCAATGTCTTCCTTTCAGGGCTGCTCAGTGCACCCATCCCGATCAGTTCATCACCAGTGTCCAGACTGCTTATGCTTTCATATGTGCTGCTGGCAAAAATACCGGCAAAAATGCCGGCAAAGGTGGATCTGAACCAGACCAGCCAGTTCTCTTTTCGCCTCCCCTGCCTGAAATTCTTGCAGCTCCCACAAAAAAATCTGGGAAGACACTGCCCATCGGAACCAAAAGAAATCGGATCTATATGGGTCTACGAGATGATGGTATTACTACGTCCGATTGGTTTCTTGACCTGGAGGGACAGAATATTGCCATCGTTGTCCCTCACGGATATGGGAAAACCGAAACTCTGAAGATAATATGCCAAGCATATGAACGATTAAGAGACCCATGCCCTACTACCCTGTCGTCAGATGAACCAGTTCAATCACATGAATCACTGCCAGTAGAAAATACACGCTCTATTGCTGCCCGACTGGCAATATGTGACAACTGCGATCCCTATCTCGATCCTCTGGCTGCCTATTCTGCCGGTTTTCCTGCAGATGCCCCATCTGACAATTCATTCGCGGAACAAAATGCTCAGGATAAGGAGAATGTCCTGGTCCTCTCTTCCCGGCACCAGTTCCAAACCGCCTTAACAGATAGAAAGATAACCGTATTCTATACAGTCAGCGATCCCCGCAACGTTCGATATCCAGAAAATTGTGATGCCAAAATTATTTTTCCTACATTAGATAGGACCACTGATCTCCTGTGGGGCCTGCCCACCGATTTGCTCAATGATGCCAGCTTTTCCGGAAGGCGCATCCCGGGAAGAGGAATATACTGTGGACCGGAATCATATATCTTTCAAACCTACGCTCCCAGTTTTGACACCTAA
- a CDS encoding LCP family protein — protein MTTNDDSMNDGSSSDNSALPPQFKPSSTPSSSTRRSGADPVRRTSAVHRKSPASQAFSAPETGTDHKDSPLPPSFSPASEQKSSNRSAAGRSTRSSHTRIVSAPNFSSPANPSPTRSFARKSLPSLPAAPSPSSPYEQSKKRKPRKIILKVIAALLALILIYLAWVWIFVSSNLVHKNYLSSAADTSGNTWLILGSDARDGTTGGTADQVPGFRTDTIMVLTKPSSGPASLISIPRDSYVQVAGKDSKINAVAELYGYTALVQTVEGITGQKIDHVVSVGFGGLQTIVDALGGVNLCYDRTVDDSKSGLKWTAGCRAADGQTALAMSRMRYSDPEGDFGRTKRQRMTISAIMKKTASPAVLLNPFRLHKVMKAGLSALTVDQKTSTGDLISLALAFKSATGDKGVTGTVYYSSQDYRPTSGIGSCVLLNTNANHSLFSKLAQGSQPAGTVGGYLAS, from the coding sequence ATGACTACTAATGATGATTCAATGAATGACGGTTCAAGCTCCGACAACTCAGCTCTTCCTCCGCAGTTTAAGCCCTCATCGACCCCATCCTCATCGACGCGCCGTTCCGGGGCCGACCCAGTTCGCAGAACTAGCGCAGTACACAGAAAGTCTCCCGCCTCACAGGCATTTTCTGCTCCTGAGACGGGAACAGACCATAAAGATTCCCCTCTTCCCCCCTCCTTTAGCCCAGCGAGCGAGCAGAAAAGCTCGAACAGATCAGCTGCCGGACGCAGTACCAGGTCTTCTCACACCAGGATTGTTTCTGCACCCAATTTCTCTTCACCTGCCAATCCTTCTCCGACTCGTTCCTTCGCGAGAAAATCTCTTCCCTCTCTACCTGCAGCTCCTTCACCCTCTTCCCCCTATGAGCAGTCAAAAAAGAGAAAGCCAAGAAAAATCATTCTGAAAGTCATTGCTGCCCTCCTGGCTCTCATTCTGATTTATCTTGCCTGGGTCTGGATCTTTGTTAGCTCCAATTTGGTCCATAAGAATTATTTAAGCTCAGCAGCAGATACTAGCGGCAATACGTGGCTGATTCTGGGATCTGATGCCAGAGATGGCACTACTGGTGGCACTGCGGATCAGGTTCCTGGATTTAGGACAGATACCATTATGGTTTTAACCAAGCCCAGTTCAGGTCCGGCATCGCTGATTTCAATTCCACGTGATTCATATGTTCAGGTAGCTGGTAAGGATTCCAAAATTAATGCAGTGGCAGAACTTTATGGATATACAGCTTTAGTACAGACAGTAGAGGGAATAACTGGACAGAAAATAGACCATGTTGTTTCTGTTGGTTTTGGTGGCTTGCAAACCATTGTCGATGCTTTGGGAGGCGTAAACCTCTGTTATGACCGGACTGTGGATGATTCCAAGTCGGGTTTGAAATGGACCGCAGGCTGCAGGGCAGCTGATGGCCAGACGGCTTTGGCTATGTCACGGATGCGTTATTCCGATCCGGAAGGGGATTTTGGCCGCACTAAGAGGCAGAGAATGACTATTTCCGCCATCATGAAGAAGACAGCTTCTCCAGCTGTTCTCCTTAATCCTTTCCGTTTGCACAAGGTCATGAAAGCAGGGCTATCTGCTCTGACTGTAGACCAAAAAACCTCAACCGGGGACTTGATTTCTCTGGCCCTAGCCTTCAAGAGCGCGACTGGAGACAAAGGGGTCACTGGAACGGTATACTACTCCAGCCAGGATTATCGGCCTACTTCCGGAATCGGCTCCTGTGTTCTCTTGAACACCAATGCCAATCATTCCCTTTTCTCGAAGCTGGCCCAAGGCAGCCAGCCGGCAGGGACTGTCGGCGGATATCTAGCTTCCTGA
- a CDS encoding LCP family protein has product MAVNKDHQRSHALLRINSYDSPLHAINFVTGKRFARAISMILIAVLVFLTVGVSALYLDLNSAITNATVPTLNSHGKVVKATVDPNKGKALDILVIGQDARAGKNGSLIGDTNAADATNHQADTTMVVHIAANRKFIDIVSIPRDSLVSIPSCTTTKGTIPAQNTIMFNSIFAGAYAKAGDISSAASCTMAAVNYLTGLNIQQFVVVDFSGLSTMITALGGVDVCVTQDFSDSYTNLKLKKGLHHLGGLQATQYARVRHGLGDGTDVMRTVRQQYLIKMLLREARNKNLFTQTNELYQMAKAAISSLSLSAGLASTNVLVGLASSLASLNGSSIYSQTVPVQTSTYNSNRVQWAPAAGAVWKKVAADQPLTNSSATSKKAASSSPSTSSSPGSTSSASSPARKVDPNTGLITNADGSLTDPETGGRVDKKSGAIIDPSTGWYIGLAEKYVNYTFCRIKD; this is encoded by the coding sequence ATGGCCGTAAATAAAGACCACCAGCGCAGCCACGCTCTGCTGAGAATCAATTCATATGACTCCCCTCTTCACGCCATTAACTTCGTTACCGGAAAGCGCTTTGCCCGGGCGATCAGCATGATCCTTATCGCAGTTCTCGTCTTCCTGACTGTTGGAGTCTCCGCTCTGTATCTTGATTTGAACTCAGCGATTACCAATGCAACCGTCCCTACCCTGAATTCCCACGGCAAAGTTGTTAAAGCTACTGTAGATCCCAACAAGGGTAAGGCCCTCGATATTTTGGTCATTGGACAGGATGCCCGCGCAGGAAAGAACGGGAGTCTTATTGGAGATACTAATGCTGCCGACGCAACTAATCATCAGGCAGATACCACCATGGTGGTCCATATAGCAGCCAACCGTAAGTTTATTGATATTGTATCCATTCCCCGTGATTCTCTGGTCAGTATTCCTTCCTGCACAACAACTAAGGGGACTATCCCAGCTCAAAACACTATTATGTTCAACTCTATTTTCGCCGGGGCCTATGCTAAGGCTGGGGATATATCGTCAGCAGCCAGCTGCACGATGGCAGCTGTCAATTACCTGACCGGACTGAATATTCAGCAATTTGTGGTGGTGGATTTCTCCGGTTTGAGCACAATGATTACTGCTCTGGGCGGAGTTGATGTGTGTGTAACTCAGGATTTCAGCGACTCTTACACTAACCTCAAACTCAAGAAGGGGCTCCACCATCTCGGGGGACTCCAGGCCACTCAGTATGCTCGTGTCCGTCACGGATTGGGAGATGGCACTGACGTCATGAGAACAGTCCGCCAGCAGTATTTGATCAAAATGCTGCTGAGAGAGGCACGGAACAAGAACTTATTCACCCAGACCAATGAACTCTACCAGATGGCTAAAGCAGCTATCTCTTCTCTAAGTTTGAGCGCCGGTCTGGCCAGTACAAATGTTTTGGTTGGTTTGGCTTCCAGCTTAGCTTCGCTCAATGGATCGTCCATTTACTCCCAAACAGTCCCCGTGCAAACCTCTACTTATAATTCTAACCGAGTTCAATGGGCACCTGCAGCGGGGGCGGTCTGGAAGAAGGTTGCCGCCGATCAGCCTCTGACCAATTCATCTGCGACATCCAAGAAAGCAGCGTCATCCTCGCCATCCACATCCTCCTCGCCCGGGTCCACCTCTTCTGCTTCTTCCCCTGCCAGGAAAGTTGATCCCAACACTGGCCTCATTACCAATGCAGACGGCAGCCTGACCGATCCTGAAACCGGCGGGCGGGTAGACAAGAAATCCGGTGCTATCATTGATCCCTCCACCGGTTGGTATATAGGTCTGGCAGAAAAGTATGTCAACTATACCTTCTGTCGCATCAAGGACTAA